One window from the genome of Anopheles coluzzii chromosome X, AcolN3, whole genome shotgun sequence encodes:
- the LOC125907547 gene encoding LOW QUALITY PROTEIN: protein kibra (The sequence of the model RefSeq protein was modified relative to this genomic sequence to represent the inferred CDS: substituted 1 base at 1 genomic stop codon), whose translation MAGTFCGSKSKPSYLEPAALLSRSSSTSNTRSVSTTVSDESVAGDSGVFEASRGPPPLLARECAQVQIGLRYVAADGVLCITIERGSNFGALGPPAGCQLFIRAMLLPTPSGPGLVRTGTVTDLVRPTFKTMLVVPLSLDKVYAKSLHVKVMVLVGQREDWIGSTQISLAEFNAGDATTSRWYNIVSRKSMNESDLLDGGAREESSDESTIISSQTSTLTRNQGQDELQAVLELVYDELSNDDEDDDEEEDEEQGDEDDEEEEEEENGEELLYKKAVDDAGEPVARMMGRRRGKDLQRIVNSVEEEDECEEQQERGAARAGRLCIVGXAAASEATEMMIQEYMNSVKEQCGDAGDVGEDGEVDRTVPQPSSVQRVDKETNTECAFLPERSRRRFPDPNGPARSSTIEEGSVVDDRLVKRSQTFSPSAVASKTRYICRLNRSDSDSAMHFNNQVTPHPFKRGSVERRSLRYHNRVSKIYHKMHPAVPRTSLDLELDLKAQQTKLETLTDEIGRLRELKHRLEQARDNNDVKVAAWALENEDFLRLVKAVNAVTPEERQLAKLLMKTSKEIYKLRKTKVGKGKLDSISFKEKMAFFTRRGVSVPELPSEIFPSSTTQATIGLMRSASERDGDKCGGSRTPTNGTMAAHRLATTSIGTGTDPESDISAASFSYNDVDRTYGVEV comes from the exons CCGTCGTACCTGGAACCGGCCGCCTTGCTCAGCcgctcctcctccacctcgaATACGCGCTCCGTTTCTACGACGGTCAGCGACGAGTCGGTTGCGGGAGACTCCGGCGTGTTTGAGGCGTCTCGCGGGCCGCCCCCGCTGCTCGCGCGCGAATGCGCCCAGGTGCAGATTGGGTTGCGGTACGTAGCCGCTGACGGCGTCCTCTGTATCACGATCGAGCGGGGCAGCAATTTCGGGGCACTCGGGCCGCCCGCCGGCTGCCAGCTGTTCATACGCgcgatgctgctgccgacCCCGTCCGGTCCTGGGTTGGTGCGCACGGGCACGGTGACTGATCTCGTCCGGCCGACGTTCAAGACGATGCTGGTGGTGCCACTGTCGCTCGACAAGGTGTACGCCAAATCACTGCACGTCAAGGTAATGGTGCTAGTTGGCCAGCGGGAGGACTGGATCGGCAGCACGCAGATTAGCCTGGCCGAATTTAATGCGGGCGACGCGACCACCAGCCGCTGGTACAATATCGTCAGCCGGAAGTCGATGAACGAGTCGGATCTGCTGGATGGGGGCGCGCGGGAAGAGTCGTCCGACGAATCGACCATCATCTCGTCGCAGACGTCCACGCTTACGCGCAACCAGGGCCAGGACGAGCTGCAGGCCGTGTTGGAGCTGGTGTACGACGAGCTGTcgaacgacgacgaggacgacgacgaggaagaGGACGAAGAGCAGGGTGACGAGgatgatgaagaagaggaagaagaggagaaCGGAGAGGAGTTGCTATACAAAAAGGCAGTCGATGACGCTGGTGAGCCAGTCGCTAGAATGATGGGTCGTCGACGCGGCAAAGATCTGCAACGGATAGTCAACTCGGTGGAAGAGGAGGACGAATGCGAGGAGCAGCAAGAGCGAGGAGCAGCAAGAGCAGGAAGGCTGTGCATCGTCGGGTAGGCAGCTGCTAGCG AGGCTACCGAGATGATGATACAGGAATACATGAACAGCGTGAAAGAACAGTGCGGAGACGCCGGTGACGTGGGCGAGGATGGTGAGGTGGACCGTACCGTACCGCAGCCCTCGTCCGTCCAGCGCGTCGACAAAGAAACGAACACCGAATGTGCCTTCCTGCCAGAGCGGAGCCGCCGGCGGTTCCCCGACCCGAACGGTCCGGCACGCTCCTCCACCATCGAGGAGGGCTCGGTCGTGGACGATCGGTTGGTGAAACGATCGCAAACTTTCTCACCAAG TGCCGTAGCTAGCAAAACCCGATATATCTGCCGGTTGAACCGGAGTGACTCCGACTCGGCGATGCACTTCAACAACCAGGTGACACCCCATCCGTTCAAACGCGGTTCGGTCGAGCGACGCTCGCTGCGCTATCATAACCGTGTCTCCAAGATCTATCACA AGATGCATCCGGCAGTGCCGCGCACCAGTCTCGATCTCGAGCTCGATCTGAAGGCCCAGCAGACGAAGCTGGAAACGCTCACCGACGAGATCGGGCGGCTGCGGGAGCTGAAGCACCGGCTCGAGCAGGCCCGCGACAACAACGACGTCAAGGTGGCAGCCTGGGCGCTCGAGAACGAGGACTTCCTACGGCTGGTAAAGGCGGTCAATGCGGTCACGCCCGAGGAGCGCCAGCTGGCGAAGCTGCTGATGAAAACTTCCAAGGAGATCTACAAGTTGCGCAAGACGAAGGTCGGCAAAGGCAAGCTCGATTCAATCTCGTTCAA AGAAAAGATGGCATTCTTTACGCGTCGTGGAGTGTCCGTGCCGGAGCTGCCGTCGGAAATTTTTCCGTCGTCTACCACGCAGGCCACCATCGGACTGATGCGGTCCGCTTCAGAGCGGGATGGGGACAAATGTGGCGGCAGCCGTACGCCGACCAACGGTACAATGGCAGCACACCGGTTGGCGACGACCAGTATCGGTACCGGCACAGATCCGGAATCGGATATAAGCGCTGCCTCTTTCTCGTACAACGACGTTGACCGTACGTACGGTGTGGAGGTGTGA